One part of the Malus sylvestris chromosome 2, drMalSylv7.2, whole genome shotgun sequence genome encodes these proteins:
- the LOC126590359 gene encoding uncharacterized protein LOC126590359, with protein sequence MASSLPGQLVSLLENGQHHVWEDQSIIKWRKRDAHVPLRCHESVDGSLKYWYERNKVSFVVSNSAVWNDDAVVGALDSAALWVKGLPFVKSLSGYWKFFLASSPKNVPLNFYDSAFHDIQWETLPVPSNWQMHGFDRPIYTNVVYPFPLDPPFVHVDNPTGCYRTYFDIPKEWNGRRIFLHFEAVDSAFCAWVNGVPIGYSQDSRLPAEFEITDYCYPFSTDKKNVLAVQVFRWSDGSYLEDQDHWWLSGIHRDVLLLSKPQVFITDYFFKSTLAEDFSYADIQVEVKIDNSRETSKDSILPNYTIEASLFDTASWYSTDGYADLASSNVASLKLNPSPSTSLGFHGYWLEGRLEMPRLWSAEQPNLYTLAVILKDASGNLVDCESCLVGIRQVSKAHKQLLVNGRPIIIRGVNRHEHHPRLGKTNIESCMVKDLILMKEYNFNAVRNSHYPQHPRWYELCDLFGMYMIDEANIETHGFDYSGHVKHPTLEPSWATAMIDRVIGMVERDKNHACILSWSLGNEAGYGPNHSASAGWIRGKDPSRLLHYEGGGSRTPSTDIVCPMYMRVWDIVKIAKDPNETRPLILCEYSHAMGNSSGNIHKYWEAIDSTFGLQGGFIWEWVDQGLLKESADGSKHWAYGGDFGDVPNDLNFCLNGLVWPDRTPHPAMHEVKYVYQPIKVSYREEAVKITNTHFYETTQGLEFSWSAHGDGYKLGSGILSLPLIEPQKSFSIEWKSAPWYPLWTSSFAEEYFLTITAKLLHSTKWVKAGHVISSTQVQLPSKREIVPHVIKTKEATFISEILGDTIKVSQQNLWEIILNVKTGAVESWKVEGVSLMTKGIFPCFWRAPTDNDKGGGDSSYFSLWKAARIDSLNYITKSCSIQTKTDHLVRVAAVFLGVPKSEEGSLSKEESALIEIGVIYTIYSSGDVVVECNTRPSSNLPPLPRVGVEFHLDKSMDQIKWYGRGPFECYPDRKAAAHVAVYEQNVGDMHVPYIVPGECSGRADVRWVTFQNKDGFGIYASIYGKSPPMQINASYYTTAELDRATHNHDLVKGDDIEVHLDHKHMGLAGDDSWSPCVHDEYLIPAVTYSFSIRLCPITPATSGLDVYKSQLQY encoded by the exons ATGGCTTCTTCTTTGCCGGGTCAACTCGTTTCCCTGTTAGAGAATGGGCAGCATCATGTGTGGGAGGACCAGTCGATCATCAAGTGGCGGAAGAGAGACGCCCATGTCCCTTTACGCTGCCATGAATCAGTTGATG GGTCTCTTAAATATTGGTATGAACGCAACAAAGTGAGTTTTGTGGTATCCAACTCTGCTGTTTGGAATGATGATGCTGTTGTTGGAGCTCTTGACAGCGCGGCTCTTTGGGTCAAGGGCTTGCCTTTTGTCAAGTCCTTGTCAGGCTATTGGAAATTCTTCTTGGCTTCCAGTCCTAAAAATGTTCCCTTAAATTTTTATGACTCTGCATTTCATGATATACAGTGGGAAACTTTGCCTG TTCCTTCAAATTGGCAGATGCATGGATTTGATCGGCCTATTTATACAAACGTTGTGTATCCATTTCCACTGGATCCACCTTTTGTTCATGTGGACAATCCTACTGGCTGTTATAGGACATACTTTGACATTCCTAAAGAATGGAATG GCCGCAGGATTTTTTTGCACTTTGAAGCTGTTGATTCTGCTTTCTGTGCGTGGGTGAATGGGGTCCCGATAGGATATAG TCAGGACAGCAGACTTCCTGCTGAATTTGAAATCACCGATTATTGTTACCCATTCAGTACGGACAAGAAAAATGTACTAGCTGTTCAAGTTTTCAGATGGAGTGATGGCTCTTACCTTGAAGATCAAGATCATTGGTGGTTATCCGGCATTCATCGTGATGTGCTTCTCCTTTCCAAGCCACAG GTATTCATCACAGACTATTTTTTCAAATCAACTCTGGCCGAGGATTTTTCTTATGCAGACATACAG GTTGAAGTGAAAATAGATAACTCCAGAGAAACATCTAAAGATAGTATTCTTCCCAACTACACAATAGAAGCTTCATTATTTGACACGGCTAGCTGGTACAGTACTGATGGATATGCTGATCTGGCCTCATCTAATGTGGCTAGTTTAAAGCTTAATCCCTCACCCAGCACAAGCCTTGGATTTCATGGTTATTGGCTGGAGGGGAGACTGGAAATGCCGAGGCTTTGGTCTGCTGAGCAA CCAAATCTGTACACACTTGCTGTTATATTGAAAGATGCATCTGGTAACCTTGTGGACTGTGAATCATGCCTCGTAGGCATACGACAAGTATCAAAAGCCCACAAACAGCTGCTTGTTAATGGGCGTCCAATAATAATAAGGGGTGTAAACAGGCATGAGCATCATCCACGTCTGGGAAAAACAAACATAGAATCCTGCATGGTTAAG GATTTGATTTTAATGAAGGAATATAATTTCAATGCTGTGAGAAACAGTCATTATCCCCAACATCCCCGTTGGTACGAGCTTTGTGATTTATTTGGCATGTACATGATAGATGAAGCCAACATCGAGACCCATGGTTTTGATTATTCTGGGCATGTGAAGCATCCTACATTAGAACCAAGCTGGGCTACTGCAATGATAGACCGTGTGATAGGCATGGTTGAGAGAGACAAAAATCATGCTTGCATTCTCTCCTGGTCCCTAGGAAATGAAGCGGGATATGGACCTAATCATTCTGCTTCAGCTG GCTGGATTCGTGGCAAGGATCCCTCACGGCTGTTACATTACGAAGGGGGTGGATCCAGAACTCCATCCACAGATATTGTATGTCCCATGTATATGCGGGTCTGGGACATTGTGAAGATTGCGAAAGATCCAAATGAAACACGTCCTTTGATATTGTGCGA GTATTCACATGCAATGGGAAACAGCAGTGGCAATATACATAAATATTGGGAAGCAATTGATAGCACATTTGGTCTCCAAGGAGGCTTTATCTGGGAGTGGGTTGATCAG GGTCTATTGAAGGAAAGTGCAGATGGTAGTAAGCATTGGGCTTATGGGGGTGACTTTGGAGATGTTCCTAATGATCTAAACTTCTGTTTGAATGGCCTTGTATGGCCAGATCGAACTCCTCATCCTGCAATGCATG AAGTCAAGTATGTGTACCAACCAATCAAGGTTTCATACAGGGAAGAAGCAGTAAAG ATAACAAATACGCACTTTTATGAAACAACACAAGGATTGGAGTTCAGCTGGTCTGCTCATGGGGATGGATATAAACTTGGATCTGGAATTCTGTCTCTTCCTTTGATTGAACCTCAGAAGAGTTTTTCTATTGAGTGGAAGTCAGCTCCATGGTATCCCCTATGGACTTCATCATTTGCGGAGGAATATTTTCTGACAATAACTGCTAAGCTTTTGCATTCCACAAAGTGGGTTAAAGCTGGTCATGTCATCTCATCTACACAAGTCCAGTTGCCTTCCAAGAGAGAAATTGTTCCTCAT GTCATCAAGACTAAAGAAGCTACATTCATCAGTGAAATTCTTGGGGATACAATTAAAGTGAGTCAGCAGAACCTTTGGGAGATAATATTGAATGTTAAAACGGGAGCAGTTGAAAGCTGGAAG gTTGAAGGAGTTTCTTTGATGACGAAAGGCATATTTCCATGTTTCTGGAGAGCACCCACAGATAATGACAAAGGAGGAGGTGACAGTAGTTATTTCTCCTTGTGGAAAGCTGCTCGTATTGATAGCCTCAATTATATCACCAAAAGCTGTTCTATACAAACTAAGACTGACCATCTTGTGAGAGTAGCTGCTGTTTTTCTTGGTGTTCCCAAAAGTGAGGAGGGTTCTTTATCCAAGGAGGAAAGCGCATTAATTGAGATTGGTGTGATTTACACAATTTACAGTTCAGGAGATGTTGTCGTTGAATGCAATACAAGACCAAGTTCGAACCTTCCACCTCTGCCACGTGTTGGAGTTGAGTTCCATTTGGATAAGTCAATGGACCAGATTAAATGGTATGGAAGAGGACCGTTTGAATGCTATCCGGACAGAAAAGCAGCTGCTCATGTTGCGGTCTACGAGCAGAATGTGGGTGATATGCATGTCCCTTACATAGTTCCTGGGGAATGTTCAGGTAGGGCGGATGTTAGATGGGTGACATTTCAAAACAAGGATGGTTTCGGAATCTATGCTTCAATATATGGCAAATCTCCACCTATGCAAATAAATGCAAGTTATTACACCACAGCTGAGCTTGACCGTGCAACACACAATCACGACCTTGTCAAAGGAGATGACATTGAG GTTCATCTTGATCACAAGCACATGGGCCTGGCTGGGGATGATAGTTGGTCCCCCTGCGTCCACGACGAGTATCTGATTCCTGCTGTTACGTATTCATTCTCAATCAGGCTGTGCCCAATAACTCCAGCAACCTCTGGCCTCGACGTCTACAAATCTCAACTTCAATACTAA